The following proteins come from a genomic window of Malus domestica chromosome 02, GDT2T_hap1:
- the LOC103412428 gene encoding pentatricopeptide repeat-containing protein At2g20710, mitochondrial-like, which produces MKHSRLSSLFNFSSRFGFRNSPGVSLYSTTTYRPHREPSRGTLNDLYRRISRAGDHTAPISPILDQWIEEGRTAPKGAFVTIIKELRQYKQYKHALEISMWLSDKRYFELTIADVAIRLDLIAKVHGIEQAEDYFNNIPKNLKVLEVYCALLNSYARAKLVEKAEDIMQKMRELGFARTSLSYNNLLNLYHQTGNTDKFNVLMSDMKEKGILHDKFTYCIQISAYAAASDLEGIDKVMAEWESDPKVLMDWDSYSNVAISYKKAGNVEKALAMLERSEKLMSSSKRKRGAYEYLMTQYAALGQKDRVMRLWELYKKHMKIYNRGYISIMTSVLKIGDIESAEKIYDEWESSNLSFDICIPNFLIGAYTRKGLVDKALVDKAESIVNRVIQKGEKPDARSWHYLARGYLDHDQIEKTVELTRKALSVEGSRWTPDGHVVAACMEYMKQKADVEGAEEFIRLLGEKCSFPISIQEKLLDYINNEDSVTVEIGDLEWDRRNGVLKEADLGSN; this is translated from the exons ATGAAGCATTCTCGGTTGAGCTCGCTGTTCAATTTCTCATCTCGTTTCGGTTTCCGAAACTCACCGGGCGTTTCGCTTTACTCGACGACGACGTATCGCCCTCACAGAGAGCCCTCGAGAGGCACACTCAACGACCTCTACCGTCGGATTTCCCGCGCCGGAGATCATACAGCCCCCATTTCCCCGATTCTCGACCAGTGGATCGAAGAAGGCCGAACAGCACCCAAAGGTGCATTCGTCACCATCATCAAGGAGCTCAGGCAGTACAAGCAATACAAGCACGCTCTCGAG ATATCAATGTGGTTGTCTGACAAAAGGTACTTTGAGCTTACAATTGCTGATGTTGCCATCCGACTTGATTTGATTGCAAAAGTTCACGGAATAGAACAAGCTGAGGATTACTTTAACAACATTCCTAAAAATTTGAAAGTTCTTGAGGTTTACTGTGCTCTCCTGAACAGCTATGCTCGTGCAAAACTTGTGGAAAAGGCTGAGGACATCATGCAGAAGATGAGGGAATTGGGGTTTGCTAGGACATCGTTGTCCTACAACAATTTGCTCAATTTGTATCATCAGACTGGAAACACTGATAAATTCAATGTTCTAATGAGTGACATGAAAGAGAAGGGCATTCTTCATGACAAGTTCACATATTGTATCCAGATCTCTGCATATGCAGCTGCTTCCGATCTTGAGGGAATTGACAAGGTTATGGCAGAGTGGGAGTCCGATCCCAAGGTTCTTATGGATTGGGATAGTTATTCCAACGTGGCAATTTCTTATAAGAAAGCAGGAAATGTGGAAAAGGCTTTGGCAATGCTAGAGAGGTCTGAGAAACTGATGTCAAGTTCTAAAAGAAAGAGGGGAGCATATGAGTACCTTATGACACAATATGCAGCACTAGGGCAGAAAGATAGGGTTATGAGACTCTGGGAACTATACAAGAAGCACATGAAAATATACAATAGGGGTTACATAAGTATAATGACCTCTGTGTTGAAGATTGGCGATATTGAAAGTGCCGAGAAGATCTATGACGAATGGGAATCCAGCAATTTATCTTTCGACATTTGTATCCCAAATTTCTTGATTGGTGCTTATACCAGAAAGGGCCTAGTTGACAAGGCTCTAGTTGACAAGGCCGAATCCATTGTTAACAGGGTAATACAAAAGGGAGAGAAACCGGATGCAAGGTCTTGGCATTATTTGGCAAGGGGATATCTTGATCATGATCAAATTGAGAAGACAGTTGAGTTGACGAGGAAAGCACTTTCAGTTGAGGGGTCACGGTGGACACCAGATGGGCATGTTGTCGCCGCCtgtatggaatatatgaaacaGAAAGCGGATGTGGAAGGAGCTGAAGAATTTATAAGACTACTCGGGGAGAAGTGTAGTTTCCCCATAAGTATTCAGGAGAAATTGTTAGATTACATTAATAATGAGGATTCAGTCACTGTAGAAATAGGTGACCTCGAATGGGATCGTCGGAATGGAGTTCTGAAAGAAGCGGATTTAGGTTCCAACTAA
- the LOC103412440 gene encoding LOW QUALITY PROTEIN: calmodulin binding protein PICBP (The sequence of the model RefSeq protein was modified relative to this genomic sequence to represent the inferred CDS: deleted 2 bases in 1 codon), translated as MVQRKVPNKLGIQADHDKFEKRLSNLKTSSQFQDGKHRGADLKKMMKKSRSIKLSDVESLRSSPLGKNSSQPGKPPPPALNVPNTAASPQKQPLAKTTYGSPNYMKPTSCSHARKEQSQVSLRSSPPIFSDSKNQNQKNSGSSKLSSASSKPERSLARTSSLKLARTLIRSPSFKPARAPARKSSRVALCADVNVQRATCSSTLKDTKFPDYLMISPGGTEAEGTSVMEVCPYTYCSLNGHRHSPVPPLKSFLSARRRSLKTQKMMKLQAQSPRGAKRCNDGVKEIDFQQMFDENDKTAEKEADLDFFVEIYATNKEDDTEAIGRKAGADFVGEQDGYEGPVFPNSASDETETVDYANNLVVENLSDRSQHSESESEAESFREFPEDRKEEANEDYGSQSDQEENSTGSCSNESNSEDLSSTEMEDATGALIKGIQKQIKTFQVVTLAEPKLPTVVSENQMEAIEQIGDVKPSPEIQLSDLVHDASEADEDAVKVDDYENYMKTEPLQLNDIAEDGNLSNGKYKKPITSSSNESEDQSDLRLKKSGISNSNTGQPDNVEVKNNSEPEATKKFNTANNSISPGMKRKISEAASNFDQELPNTYNYWKRIKCKRLSMDEEEQRKFNPREPNYLPLVPDPEAEKVDLRHQIIDEKKNADEWMLDFALQQAVTKLAPARKKKVALLVAAFETVMPAPKVEKHLRHTSAAFSHARPMQACS; from the exons ATGGTCCAAAGAAAGGTGCCAAACAAGCTTGGAATCCAAGCTGATCATGATAAATTCGAGAAGCGGTTATCGAACCTGAAGACTTCTTCTCAGTTCCAAGATGGGAAACACAGAGGAGCTGatttgaagaagatgatgaagaaatCTAGATCAATCAAGCTTTCAGATGTTGAGAGCTTGAGATCATCACCTTTGGGGAAGAACTCATCTCAGCCAGGAAAGCCGCCACCGCCGGCTCTCAATGTTCCAAACACTGCGGCTTCCCCTCAGAAGCAGCCCCTGGCCAAAACAACTTATGGCTCGCCAAACTACATGAAGCCCACCAGCTGTTCTCATGCAAGGAAGGAGCAGTCACAGGTTAGTCTTCGAAGTTCTCCGCCAATATTTTCAGATAGTAAGAACCAGAACCAAAAAAATTCGGGCAGTTCAAAGCTTAGCTCTGCTTCTAGTAAACCTGAAAGAAGTTTAGCAAGGACATCTAGTTTGAAGCTTGCGAGAACTTTAATAAGGTCCCCTAGTTTTAAGCCGGCAAGAGCTCCGGCGAGAAAATCTTCCAGGGTTGCTCTTTGTGCAGATGTTAATGTTCAGAGAGCAACTTGTTCTTCAACACTGAAGGATACAAAGTTTCCGGATTATCTGATGATTAGTCCTGGGGGAACTGAAGCTGAGGGAACTTCAGTCATGGAGGTTTGCCCGTATACGTACTGTTCCCTTAATGGACATCGTCATTCACCTGTGCCACCATTGAAGAGTTTCTTGTCTGCGAGAAGACGTTCATTGAAGACccagaagatgatgaaattgcaaGCTCAAAGTCCACGTGGAGCAAAGCGATGTAATGATGGAGTAAAAGAAATTGATTTCCAGCAGATGTTTGATGAGAATGACAAAACAGCTGAGAAAGAAGCTGATTTGGATTTCTTTGTTGAAATCTATGCTACAAACAAGGAAGATGACACCGAGGCAATTGGAAGGAAAGCCGGAGCTGATTTTGTAGGAGAACAAGATGGTTACGAGGGTCCTGTGTTTCCAAATTCTGCAAGTGATGAAACAGAAACAGTAGATTATGCCAACAACCTAGTTGTGGAGAACCTGTCGGATAGATCACAGCATTCTGAGAGTGAATCTGAGGCAGAAAGCTTTCGCGAATTTCCTGAAGATCgaaaagaagaagcaaatgaagactaCGGATCACAGTCCGATCAAGAGGAAAATTCCACTGGAAGCTGCTCGAACGAGAGCAACTCTGAAGACCTTTCAAGCACTGAAATGGAGGATGCAACGGGAGCCCTGATAAAGGGAATTCAGAAACAGATCAAAACGTTCCAAGTGGTGACTTTGGCT GAACCCAAACTCCCTACTGTGGTGTCTGAAAATCAAATGGAAGCAATAGAGCAAATTGGTGATGTGAAACCATCACCGGAGATTCAGCTTTCTGATTTGGTGCACGATGCTTCTGAAGCTGATGAAGATGCTGTCAAGGTTGACGATTATGAAAATTACATGAAGACTGAACCTCTCCAGCTTAATGACATTGCTGAAGATGGTAACCTGTCCAATGGGAAGTACAAGAAGCCTATAACTTCAAGTTCCAATGAATCTGAGGATCAGAGTGATTTAAGGCTGAAAAAATCAGGTATCTCCAATAGCAACACAGGACAACCTGACAATGTGGAAGTGAAAAACAATTCAGAGCCAGAAGccacaaaaaaattcaacacGGCCAATAATAGCATTAGCCCTGGGATGAAGAGAAAAATTTCCGAGGCAGCAAGCAACTTCGACCAAGAGCTTCCCAACACCTACAACTACTGGAAAAGAATCAAATGCAAGAGACTTAGCATGGATGAGGAGGAGCAAAGGAAGTTCAATCCAAGAGAACCAAATTACCTACCTTTGGTTCCTGACCCCGAAGCAGAAAAGGTTGACCTCAGGCATCAGATTattgatgaaaagaaaaatgcaGATGAATGGATGCTTGACTTTGCACTCCAGCAGGCTGTCACGAAACTTGCTCcagcaaggaagaagaaggttgcACTGCTTGTTGCAGCTTTTGAAACGGTCATGCCAGCTCCCAAAGTGGAAAAACATCTCAGGCATACCTCCGCAGCCTTCAGTCATGCAAGACCTATGCAAGCTTGTAGTTGA
- the LOC103431487 gene encoding uncharacterized protein, whose translation MEGSFAHELYSESLSLEKIQLDPTPSANSIESDLHDHDRVEPCDEDASWCASDDELHEQSALGREWQRRHNQYHTTGYRDGVIAGKEASSQEGFNIGFKKSVLVGYNWGLVRGVTSALACLPDGLREKLIETEEQRNGFQRLFESVHSISTKDALGYLYDDMIAKKDREQSEISDTTSSLEVGSPEKISHVSGLGNHLAELRSLLVKCPAVNVHLP comes from the exons ATGGAGGGAAGTTTTGCTCATGAGCTCTACTCAGAAAGTTTAAGCCTAGAAAAAATACAATTGGATCCTACACCCAGTGCGAACAGTATAGAAAGTGATCTACACg ACCATGATAGAGTTGAGCCATGTGATGAAGATGCATCTTGGTGTGCTTCTGACGATGAATTGCATGAACAATCTGCTTTGGGCAGGGAATGGCAGAGGAGACATAACCAATACCATACG ACTGGTTACCGTGATGGTGTAATAGCGGGAAAAGAAGCTTCTTCACAAGAGGGATTTAATATTGGCTTTAAGAAATCGGTCCTTGTTGGGTACAACTGGGGTCTTGTCAGAGGTGTTACTAG TGCGCTGGCTTGCCTTCCAGATGGTTTAAGGGAGAAGTTGATTGAAACAGAAGAACAAAGAAATGGATTTCAAAGATTGTTTGAATCTGTGCATTCTATTTCAACGAAAGATGCCCTCGGGTATTTGTACGATGATATGATTGCGAAAAAAGATAGAGAACAGAGTGAAATCTCTGATACTACTAGTTCTCTTGAAGTTGGTTCGCCAGAGAAAATATCACATGTTAGTGGCCTAGGCAATCACCTTGCAGAACTCCGGTCACTTCTTGTCAAGTGTCCTGCAGTCAACGTACATCTACCATAG